A single Nocardioides bizhenqiangii DNA region contains:
- a CDS encoding sulfotransferase family protein, which translates to MSGGHLLAPRRRRALHRLRRAGYRLRPGPRELPRYFIVGAKRAGTTSLDEYINAHPLVLRGLVEKGCRYYDVNYSRGPEWFRQQLLPVSTVDRLERKLGQRPILGESSPYYAFHPESAQRIAADVPDARLIFVLRDPVERAWSHYRYEVVRGFETLDFAAAFAAESDRLAEPDPQTWGHNHRHFSYVARSRYAEQLVRLRSSFDPEQVLVIESEQLFADPRSTMDAVFAHLSLDPVPMASYETFKGQTASAVPADAAEMIRAAVADDVARLEGLLGHAPSWAD; encoded by the coding sequence ATGAGCGGCGGCCACCTGCTCGCACCGCGGCGTCGGCGCGCGTTGCATCGCTTGCGACGCGCGGGCTACCGGCTACGACCCGGTCCGCGGGAGCTGCCGCGCTACTTCATCGTCGGCGCCAAGCGCGCCGGTACCACCTCGCTGGACGAGTACATCAACGCTCACCCTCTGGTGCTGCGCGGCCTGGTCGAGAAGGGATGTCGCTACTACGACGTCAACTACTCCCGCGGCCCGGAGTGGTTCCGCCAGCAGCTGCTACCGGTGTCCACGGTCGACCGGCTCGAACGCAAGCTCGGACAGCGCCCGATCCTCGGCGAGTCGAGCCCCTACTACGCGTTCCACCCGGAGTCCGCGCAGCGGATCGCGGCCGACGTCCCGGACGCACGGCTGATCTTCGTGCTCCGGGATCCGGTCGAGCGCGCCTGGTCGCACTACCGCTACGAAGTGGTCCGCGGCTTCGAGACCCTCGACTTCGCGGCAGCCTTCGCCGCCGAGAGCGACCGGCTGGCCGAGCCCGATCCGCAGACCTGGGGCCACAACCACCGCCACTTCAGCTATGTCGCCAGGAGCCGGTACGCCGAGCAGCTGGTCCGGCTGCGGTCGTCCTTCGACCCGGAGCAGGTCCTCGTCATCGAGAGCGAGCAGCTGTTCGCCGACCCGCGGTCGACGATGGACGCCGTGTTCGCCCACCTGTCGCTCGACCCGGTGCCGATGGCCTCCTACGAGACCTTCAAGGGACAGACGGCGAGCGCCGTCCCGGCCGACGCGGCGGAGATGATCCGAGCGGCGGTCGCCGACGACGTCGCTCGGCTCGAGGGGCTCCTCGGGCACGCGCCCTCATGGGCTGACTGA
- a CDS encoding oligosaccharide flippase family protein — MSTKQGTGSLAVDGRRTIAGAVISNAATFLVALLIARLSGEALLGAFAILFALRAILALVCGLGMRIAMTKFVAASRARGDYASLRGAVRLGVGVPVGAAVLAGIGLALLAPVLAEQVFGAASMTGPMRVVAVSLPFAVLMDVTLAATQGFRSMRAFARIGLILEPLCRLGFAAVSLVAGWGLMGLAGGLLAASVIGGTSGAVVLSRRIRDLPDARPVYPWRNLARFAGVSWVASMATQGILWVDVVLLGAMVAAAEVGVYQVATRAVMACMIVITPLTASMAPRIAHHWETRELEQVSDDYGFVVRWTWRLTIVPLTVVFGAPAAVLACFGPGFSDGVIVILILGAGALVEALAAPSAVLLNQTGHNRLNMRINLSALVGNILLNLALIPVYGIAGAAVAWLVTLLFSGLVRIAVVRHLVTHEWPLRRPHLVSAGAALLALVLIRLMTATTALDALVTLALAAGIVVLVYPAVVLRSGLVKDERKAARSLLVRARRELSVRVPVLRRWVNRWRVRRLRPGAEPIPVDQLISPHRSDILARKAVFDLAAEHRDILDSEEFFELASQSLYGTWFRKIVVPGLGLAGVSEQEQVTLFRQAVSRVAHLFTSFEANGFDTQHPITVARIPAGTKIAGRSLAEDRWVPVDGCHRLALLVRSGLSHIPVDHYVIDPDGDCRHNTARMSEALERTESEVVAFLARGLCRPGNAVTTWDELLDALELPANRAHLEDWPEAQRYSRAVSVSP; from the coding sequence GTGAGCACGAAGCAGGGCACCGGCAGCCTGGCCGTCGATGGGCGGCGCACCATCGCCGGTGCCGTGATCAGCAACGCCGCGACCTTCCTCGTGGCGTTGCTGATCGCGCGCCTCTCGGGAGAGGCGCTGCTCGGTGCCTTCGCGATCCTGTTCGCGCTGCGGGCCATCCTCGCGCTGGTCTGCGGACTCGGCATGCGGATCGCGATGACCAAGTTCGTCGCCGCCAGCCGGGCTCGCGGCGACTACGCGAGCCTCCGCGGAGCAGTGCGCCTCGGCGTGGGTGTGCCGGTCGGCGCGGCGGTGCTGGCCGGGATCGGGCTCGCCCTCCTGGCGCCGGTGCTCGCCGAGCAGGTCTTCGGCGCCGCGTCGATGACGGGCCCGATGCGTGTCGTCGCCGTCAGCCTGCCGTTCGCCGTGCTCATGGACGTCACCCTGGCGGCCACCCAGGGCTTCCGGTCGATGCGGGCGTTCGCCCGGATCGGCCTGATCCTCGAGCCTCTCTGCCGGCTCGGCTTCGCCGCGGTGTCCCTCGTCGCAGGCTGGGGGTTGATGGGCCTCGCCGGCGGTCTGCTCGCTGCCAGCGTGATCGGCGGCACCAGCGGAGCCGTCGTGCTGTCGCGGCGGATCCGGGACCTCCCCGACGCCCGCCCCGTCTACCCGTGGCGCAACCTCGCGAGGTTCGCCGGGGTCAGCTGGGTGGCGTCGATGGCGACCCAGGGAATCCTGTGGGTCGACGTGGTGCTGCTGGGCGCCATGGTCGCCGCCGCGGAGGTGGGCGTCTACCAGGTGGCCACGCGGGCAGTGATGGCGTGCATGATCGTGATCACCCCGCTGACCGCGTCCATGGCCCCCCGGATCGCGCACCACTGGGAGACGCGCGAGCTGGAGCAGGTCAGTGACGACTACGGCTTCGTCGTCCGGTGGACCTGGCGGCTCACGATCGTCCCGCTCACCGTGGTCTTCGGAGCACCCGCCGCGGTCCTCGCCTGCTTCGGCCCGGGCTTCTCCGACGGCGTGATCGTGATCCTCATCCTGGGAGCGGGCGCCCTGGTGGAGGCATTGGCCGCGCCGTCCGCGGTCCTCCTCAACCAGACCGGTCACAACCGGCTGAACATGCGGATCAACCTCAGCGCACTCGTAGGGAACATCCTGCTCAACCTCGCGCTGATCCCGGTCTACGGCATCGCCGGTGCGGCCGTGGCCTGGCTGGTCACCCTCCTGTTCTCAGGTCTGGTCCGGATCGCGGTCGTCCGACACCTGGTCACCCATGAATGGCCGCTGCGCCGGCCGCACCTGGTCTCCGCCGGTGCCGCCTTGCTCGCCCTCGTGCTGATCCGGCTGATGACGGCGACGACGGCGCTGGACGCGCTCGTGACCCTCGCCCTGGCGGCGGGGATCGTGGTCCTGGTCTACCCGGCGGTGGTCCTCAGGTCCGGACTGGTGAAGGACGAGCGCAAGGCAGCCCGCTCGCTGCTGGTGCGCGCCCGGCGGGAGCTCAGTGTGCGGGTGCCCGTCCTCCGTCGTTGGGTTAACCGGTGGCGGGTACGGCGGCTGCGGCCCGGCGCGGAGCCGATCCCCGTCGACCAGCTGATCAGCCCGCACCGGTCCGACATCCTCGCGCGCAAGGCGGTGTTCGACCTCGCCGCCGAGCACCGCGACATCCTCGACTCCGAGGAGTTCTTCGAGCTCGCGAGCCAGAGCCTGTACGGGACCTGGTTCCGCAAGATCGTCGTGCCAGGCCTCGGGCTCGCGGGCGTCTCCGAGCAGGAGCAGGTGACCCTGTTCCGGCAGGCGGTGTCCCGTGTCGCACACCTCTTCACCAGCTTCGAGGCCAACGGCTTCGACACCCAGCACCCGATCACGGTTGCTCGGATCCCCGCCGGGACGAAGATCGCCGGCCGGTCGCTGGCGGAGGACCGGTGGGTGCCGGTGGACGGCTGTCACCGCCTGGCCCTGCTCGTCCGGTCCGGTCTCTCGCACATCCCGGTCGACCACTACGTCATCGACCCGGACGGCGACTGCCGGCACAACACGGCGCGGATGAGCGAGGCGCTCGAGCGCACCGAGAGCGAGGTCGTCGCGTTCCTGGCACGGGGCCTGTGCCGGCCCGGTAACGCGGTCACGACCTGGGACGAGCTCCTCGACGCTCTCGAGCTCCCCGCGAACCGGGCACACCTGGAGGACTGGCCGGAGGCGCAGCGCTACAGCCGTGCGGTCTCAGTCAGCCCATGA
- a CDS encoding PA14 domain-containing protein, which yields MSVLRSRGRRSVASFVAAIAVASGLVMGSGSPAPADQDVVVSPTPEAKHPRVLDGRIYDIDNKGPDVLVGGTFTTIRNNASGSPNLAQGKLFKFSSDTGLIDQSFNPVFNGNVEAVTYTEDGQGILVAGAFTTIDGQPAQRIAKLHLNGTLDTSFTASAGTTVKDFALVGDRLILGGEFGKVNNQTVRGLAAIDPDTGAYDNSFNLPISESRDAYAPYVLDLDASPDGNWLVIGGNFKKVGGLTRYQVAVIDLSGASPKVAPWSTDMYERQCASVYNDTWIRGIDISPDSKWFVVNTTGAFFGNNTLCDTTARWELPPTKTGGGLEPTWVAHSGGDTHWAVEVTESAIYVGGHQRWANNPNPSPGGDNDGPGAVVRYGIHALDPYSGVPLSWNPSRDPRGRGIEAFHATDDYLMAGYDTIRWNGQLRERLAMLPVAGGTANPVPQNVPLPVNFFYTTSGNSMNRMPFDGANFGSVTTVSGPLQDGVNWSGTRDGFVQHGRLNYYGPAQAFYSRSFNGTTVGSSVTNLSTSVGYVDATHNLTPYDQPWGVAETRSAAFKDGRVLYTRTNSSTLFWRGHSLQSGILGGQEFVASSKDWSGARALEFVGDWLYAAWSDNRLYRFYAPDGLPQWGTRTLVSDGLTSGIPWALMTSLIATPISGGSMPPAPPTPPNCTGGSPWNVSFFANRTLSGAPAVVGCDDVINEAWGNGSPNSEIPSDQFSARYTRNLTLAETAQVKVTANSDDGVRVWIDGERVINTWTDGVFNGLTGTSPTLEPGNHKVVVEHYENGGGAFLAVALEIIPATPPPGPDTVAPDATITTPAKNSTVPAGTVTSTGTATDNVGVNQVRVGVRNRTTNQWLQADGTWGSTYAYRLASLSSPNATSTNWSINVNLPAGNYAFDARARDAAGNLDGSAAWQPFVAS from the coding sequence ATGAGTGTTCTGAGATCTCGAGGCCGCCGGTCGGTCGCCTCCTTCGTGGCAGCAATCGCCGTGGCGTCCGGTCTGGTGATGGGGTCGGGCTCGCCCGCACCGGCCGACCAGGACGTCGTGGTGTCACCGACACCGGAGGCGAAGCACCCGCGCGTCCTGGACGGTCGGATCTACGACATCGACAACAAGGGACCCGACGTGCTGGTGGGCGGGACGTTCACCACGATCCGCAACAACGCAAGTGGGTCTCCTAACCTGGCGCAGGGGAAGCTGTTCAAGTTCAGCTCCGACACCGGGTTGATCGACCAGTCCTTCAACCCGGTGTTCAACGGCAACGTCGAGGCGGTCACCTACACCGAGGACGGCCAGGGGATCCTGGTCGCCGGCGCATTCACGACCATCGACGGGCAGCCGGCTCAGCGGATCGCGAAGCTGCACCTCAACGGCACGCTGGACACCAGCTTCACCGCGAGCGCCGGGACGACGGTCAAGGACTTCGCACTCGTGGGCGACCGACTGATCCTCGGCGGTGAGTTCGGCAAGGTCAACAACCAGACCGTTCGCGGACTGGCGGCGATCGACCCCGACACCGGGGCGTACGACAACTCCTTCAACCTCCCGATCAGCGAGTCGCGCGACGCGTACGCGCCCTACGTCCTCGACCTCGATGCGTCTCCCGACGGCAACTGGCTCGTCATCGGCGGAAACTTCAAGAAGGTGGGCGGGTTGACCCGCTACCAGGTCGCGGTCATCGATCTCTCCGGCGCCAGCCCGAAGGTCGCGCCGTGGTCGACCGACATGTACGAGCGCCAGTGCGCCTCGGTCTACAACGACACCTGGATCCGCGGCATCGACATCTCGCCGGACAGCAAGTGGTTCGTGGTCAACACGACCGGCGCCTTCTTCGGCAACAACACCCTGTGCGACACCACGGCGCGGTGGGAGCTGCCCCCGACGAAGACCGGCGGTGGCCTGGAGCCGACCTGGGTCGCCCACTCCGGTGGCGACACCCACTGGGCCGTCGAGGTCACCGAGTCCGCGATCTACGTCGGCGGCCACCAGCGGTGGGCCAACAACCCCAACCCGTCGCCCGGAGGCGACAACGACGGCCCCGGTGCGGTGGTGCGATACGGCATCCATGCGCTCGACCCGTACTCGGGCGTCCCGCTGTCGTGGAACCCGAGCCGTGACCCGCGAGGACGCGGCATCGAGGCGTTCCACGCCACCGACGACTACCTGATGGCCGGCTACGACACCATCAGGTGGAACGGACAGCTGCGGGAGCGGCTGGCGATGCTTCCGGTGGCCGGTGGCACCGCCAACCCGGTCCCCCAGAACGTCCCGTTGCCGGTCAACTTCTTCTACACGACCAGCGGCAACTCCATGAACCGGATGCCGTTCGACGGCGCGAACTTCGGGTCGGTCACGACGGTCAGCGGTCCGTTGCAGGACGGCGTCAACTGGAGCGGCACCCGGGACGGGTTCGTCCAGCACGGCCGATTGAACTACTACGGGCCGGCGCAGGCGTTCTACTCCCGGTCGTTCAACGGCACGACAGTCGGCAGCTCGGTGACCAACCTGTCCACGTCGGTCGGGTACGTCGACGCCACCCACAACCTCACGCCCTACGACCAGCCCTGGGGTGTCGCCGAGACCCGCTCGGCGGCGTTCAAGGACGGCAGGGTCCTCTACACCAGGACGAACAGCTCCACCCTCTTCTGGCGCGGGCACTCGCTGCAGAGCGGGATCCTCGGGGGACAGGAGTTCGTTGCCTCGTCCAAGGACTGGAGCGGTGCCCGGGCCCTGGAGTTCGTGGGTGACTGGCTGTACGCCGCGTGGAGCGACAACCGGCTCTACCGGTTCTACGCGCCCGACGGCCTCCCCCAGTGGGGCACGCGGACGCTGGTCAGCGACGGTCTCACCTCGGGCATTCCTTGGGCGCTGATGACCAGCCTGATCGCGACGCCGATCAGCGGTGGCTCGATGCCGCCGGCTCCGCCGACGCCGCCCAACTGCACCGGCGGGTCGCCGTGGAACGTCAGCTTCTTCGCCAACCGGACGCTGTCCGGCGCTCCGGCGGTGGTCGGCTGCGACGACGTGATCAACGAGGCCTGGGGCAACGGATCCCCGAACAGCGAGATCCCGTCCGACCAGTTCTCGGCCCGGTACACGCGCAACCTGACCCTGGCCGAGACGGCGCAGGTCAAGGTGACGGCGAACTCCGACGACGGAGTCCGGGTCTGGATCGACGGCGAGCGGGTCATCAACACCTGGACCGATGGTGTCTTCAACGGGCTGACCGGCACCTCGCCCACGCTCGAACCCGGCAACCACAAGGTGGTCGTCGAGCACTACGAGAACGGAGGCGGCGCCTTCCTCGCCGTGGCTCTGGAGATCATCCCGGCCACCCCACCGCCCGGGCCCGACACGGTCGCACCGGACGCGACGATCACCACGCCGGCGAAGAACTCCACGGTGCCGGCCGGCACCGTGACCTCGACCGGCACGGCGACCGACAACGTCGGCGTCAACCAGGTCAGGGTCGGGGTCCGCAACCGCACGACCAACCAGTGGCTGCAGGCCGACGGCACGTGGGGATCGACGTACGCCTACCGCCTGGCTTCACTGAGCAGTCCGAACGCCACGTCGACCAACTGGTCGATCAACGTCAACCTTCCCGCCGGAAACTACGCGTTCGACGCACGAGCTCGCGACGCTGCTGGCAACCTTGACGGCAGCGCGGCGTGGCAGCCGTTCGTCGCGTCGTGA
- a CDS encoding glycosyltransferase family 4 protein, with the protein MLGTRGVPASFGGIEHHVEEIGSRLVARGHEVTVYSQSKYLGASRVQEHLGMRVVRVPTLPTKSLEAIAHSAMSSVAAMTGGYDVVHYHAVGPGLIAPLPRYLGRARVVQTIHGLDGERAKWGKAAQTILNLATWMSARVPHQTVTVSGALADHYRARYDRSCATIVNGVTPRVHRPADIIRSKYGLHDGEYALFVGRLVPEKRPDLLIKAFAELDTDARLVIVGGSSYTDSYVDELRRLAGRDDRVIMPGYVYGAELDELFTNARTFVQPSALEGLPLTLLEAMGSGTPVIASDIAPHQEVVGRSRTGARLFRDGDLHDLVEALQWVEKDPAAERRAASFDAPYVARNFDWNACVERLEAVYAGDPVSAPTPALGVHRATAPRGYSMISKESAA; encoded by the coding sequence ATGCTGGGAACCAGGGGTGTCCCGGCCAGCTTCGGCGGGATCGAGCACCACGTCGAAGAGATCGGCAGTCGGCTGGTGGCCCGCGGCCACGAGGTCACCGTCTACTCGCAGAGCAAGTACCTCGGCGCCTCCCGCGTCCAGGAGCACCTCGGCATGCGGGTGGTCCGGGTGCCCACCCTCCCGACGAAGAGCCTGGAGGCCATCGCGCACTCGGCCATGTCGTCCGTCGCCGCGATGACGGGCGGCTACGACGTCGTCCACTACCACGCCGTCGGCCCGGGCCTGATCGCCCCGCTGCCGCGCTACCTCGGTCGCGCCCGCGTCGTACAGACCATCCACGGCCTCGACGGCGAACGCGCCAAGTGGGGAAAGGCCGCCCAGACGATCCTCAACCTGGCGACCTGGATGAGCGCGCGTGTCCCGCACCAGACAGTCACGGTGTCGGGTGCGCTGGCCGACCACTACCGTGCGCGGTACGACCGCTCGTGCGCCACGATCGTCAACGGGGTGACGCCCCGGGTCCACCGGCCGGCCGACATCATCCGGTCCAAGTACGGCCTCCACGACGGCGAGTACGCGCTGTTCGTCGGGCGCCTGGTCCCCGAGAAGCGCCCCGACCTGCTGATCAAGGCGTTCGCCGAGCTCGACACCGACGCCCGTCTCGTGATCGTCGGCGGCTCGAGCTACACCGACAGCTACGTCGACGAGCTGCGCCGCCTGGCGGGCAGGGACGACCGCGTGATCATGCCCGGCTACGTCTACGGCGCCGAGCTCGACGAGCTCTTCACCAACGCCCGGACCTTCGTCCAGCCGTCCGCGCTCGAGGGTCTCCCGCTCACACTGCTGGAAGCCATGGGCAGCGGCACGCCGGTGATCGCCAGCGACATCGCACCGCACCAGGAGGTCGTCGGACGCAGTCGCACCGGCGCCCGCCTGTTCCGCGACGGCGACCTCCACGACCTCGTCGAGGCCCTGCAGTGGGTCGAGAAGGACCCGGCGGCCGAGCGCCGCGCGGCGTCCTTCGACGCGCCCTACGTGGCCCGGAACTTCGACTGGAACGCCTGCGTCGAGCGGCTCGAGGCCGTCTACGCCGGGGACCCCGTGTCCGCCCCTACCCCCGCGCTCGGGGTCCACCGAGCGACCGCACCCCGTGGCTACTCAATGATCAGTAAGGAAAGCGCAGCATGA
- a CDS encoding glycosyltransferase family 4 protein: MRILHVNKFLYRRGGAEGYMLDLAELQRGRGDEVSFFAMEHPDNQADPNADLFPPRMELNPPPSGVAARIATSVDIVYRRSARIGMDAILDRVRPDVVHLHNIYHQLSPSILRPVARRGIPTVMTLHDYKLACPTYQFLDNGKICEACVPRKFRHAALKACNGSRGASALAAIELTAHTVLGAYKPVDVFICPSDFMLRKMREAKVFPDRLTHIPHFSDLSRIEPATAPGRGVLFAGRLSSEKGVDTLIDAAALLPEGIPVTIAGDGPDVAELRMRAERAGVSDRVTFAGRLPSDELHQRMREAAVVVAPSRWYENQPMVVLEAFGAARPVVATHLGGFPELITNGVSGLLVQHDDPVALAFALTELATDPVRAHEMGAAAHRGAIDRFAIDRHLERLDQAYATAANLTGGVLHHGT; encoded by the coding sequence ATGCGCATCCTGCACGTCAACAAGTTCCTCTACCGCCGTGGCGGTGCCGAGGGCTACATGCTCGACCTCGCCGAGCTCCAGCGTGGCCGGGGCGACGAGGTCTCCTTCTTCGCGATGGAGCACCCTGACAACCAGGCCGACCCCAACGCCGACCTGTTCCCGCCGCGGATGGAGCTGAATCCGCCGCCGAGCGGTGTCGCTGCCCGGATCGCAACGTCCGTCGACATCGTCTACCGCCGCAGCGCACGGATCGGCATGGACGCCATCCTCGATCGGGTCCGCCCCGACGTCGTGCACCTGCACAACATCTATCACCAGCTGTCGCCGTCGATCCTGCGGCCAGTGGCCCGCCGCGGCATCCCGACCGTGATGACGCTGCACGACTACAAGCTCGCGTGCCCGACCTACCAGTTCCTCGACAACGGGAAGATCTGCGAGGCCTGCGTCCCGCGGAAGTTCCGTCACGCGGCGCTGAAGGCCTGCAACGGTTCGCGCGGCGCGAGCGCTCTCGCAGCGATCGAGCTGACCGCCCACACCGTCCTGGGCGCCTACAAGCCGGTCGACGTGTTCATCTGCCCCAGCGACTTCATGCTGCGAAAGATGCGGGAGGCCAAGGTCTTCCCCGATCGCCTCACCCACATCCCGCACTTCAGCGACCTGTCGCGGATCGAGCCGGCGACGGCGCCGGGGAGGGGCGTGCTCTTCGCCGGCCGGCTCTCCTCCGAGAAGGGGGTCGACACCCTGATCGACGCGGCCGCCCTGCTGCCCGAGGGCATCCCAGTCACCATCGCGGGTGACGGACCGGACGTCGCCGAGCTCCGGATGCGGGCCGAGCGGGCCGGTGTCTCCGACCGGGTCACCTTCGCGGGTCGGCTGCCGTCCGACGAGCTGCACCAGCGCATGCGAGAGGCCGCCGTGGTCGTCGCCCCGTCGCGTTGGTACGAGAACCAGCCGATGGTCGTGCTCGAGGCGTTCGGCGCCGCACGTCCGGTGGTCGCCACGCACCTCGGCGGGTTCCCCGAGCTCATCACCAACGGGGTGTCCGGGCTGCTCGTCCAGCACGACGACCCGGTCGCCCTCGCCTTTGCACTGACCGAGCTGGCCACCGACCCGGTGCGCGCTCACGAGATGGGGGCCGCGGCACACCGCGGCGCCATCGACCGCTTCGCCATCGATCGCCACCTGGAGCGCCTCGACCAGGCGTACGCCACGGCAGCGAACCTCACGGGAGGAGTCCTCCACCATGGGACTTAA